A portion of the Pseudomonas sp. PSE14 genome contains these proteins:
- a CDS encoding TetR family transcriptional regulator C-terminal domain-containing protein has product MNQEVRFSRLEPEQRKALLIEATLACLKRHGFQGASIRKICAEAGVSVGLINHHYSGKDELVAEAYLTVTGRVMQLLREAIAEAAPDARARLSAFFRASFSAELLDPQLLDAWLAFWGAVKTAEEINKAHDHSYGEYRSLLAQTLNELAKEQGWSDFDADLAAIALSALLDGLWLESGLNPNTFTPEQGAQICEAWVDGLQHGGRQRFSRAAAAC; this is encoded by the coding sequence ATGAACCAGGAAGTCCGCTTTTCCCGACTGGAGCCCGAACAGCGCAAGGCGTTGCTGATCGAGGCGACGCTCGCCTGCCTGAAGCGCCACGGCTTCCAGGGCGCGTCGATCCGCAAGATATGCGCCGAGGCCGGGGTCTCGGTGGGGCTGATCAACCACCACTATTCGGGCAAGGACGAACTGGTGGCCGAGGCCTACCTGACCGTCACCGGGCGGGTGATGCAGCTGCTGCGTGAGGCTATTGCCGAGGCGGCGCCTGACGCGCGCGCGCGGCTGTCGGCGTTCTTCCGTGCTTCGTTCTCCGCCGAACTGCTCGATCCGCAGCTGCTGGATGCCTGGCTGGCGTTCTGGGGCGCGGTGAAGACCGCCGAGGAAATCAACAAGGCGCACGACCATTCCTACGGCGAGTACCGCTCGCTGCTGGCGCAGACGTTGAATGAGCTGGCGAAGGAGCAGGGCTGGTCCGACTTCGACGCCGACCTCGCCGCCATCGCCCTGAGCGCCCTGCTCGACGGCCTGTGGCTGGAGTCCGGGCTGAACCCCAACACCTTCACCCCGGAGCAGGGCGCGCAGATCTGCGAAGCCTGGGTGGATGGCCTGCAACACGGCGGCCGGCAGCGCTTCAGCCGTGCGGCGGCGGCCTGTTGA
- a CDS encoding LuxR family transcriptional regulator, producing MSKSQALSESSDAPALHAWHAGLARAMGSVGDVAFVERLAEALDCLVPVESMMLGLEQRGQPPQPLYQRGIAPAHHEALIDRYYARGYLLDPFCLAMEDGLTEGFYPLADIAPDDFFASEYYKTYYLRCGCTEDCHFIVDLGEARKVSLCLYQGNSGARFTETQLDLLAGALPLVRELIRQFERNGGLDLLLAGHGAGSTQAAQAPLNRHIRTAFMNFGADLLTEREREIAHLLLRGHSVKSSARVLDISPETVRMHRKHLYTKLEINSQAELFSLFIDWLTGGASAA from the coding sequence ATGAGCAAATCCCAGGCACTGAGCGAATCGTCCGATGCACCGGCCCTGCATGCCTGGCATGCGGGGCTGGCGCGCGCCATGGGCAGCGTGGGCGACGTGGCCTTCGTCGAGCGACTGGCCGAGGCGCTGGACTGCCTGGTGCCGGTGGAGTCGATGATGCTCGGCCTGGAGCAGCGCGGCCAGCCGCCGCAGCCGCTGTACCAGCGCGGCATCGCCCCGGCGCACCACGAGGCGCTGATCGATCGCTACTACGCGCGCGGCTACCTGCTCGATCCCTTCTGCCTGGCCATGGAAGACGGCCTCACCGAAGGCTTCTACCCACTGGCGGACATCGCCCCGGACGACTTCTTCGCCAGCGAGTACTACAAGACCTACTACCTGCGCTGCGGCTGCACCGAGGACTGCCACTTCATCGTCGACCTGGGCGAGGCACGCAAGGTTTCCCTGTGCCTGTACCAGGGCAACAGCGGCGCGCGCTTCACCGAAACCCAACTGGACCTGCTGGCCGGCGCCCTGCCACTGGTGCGCGAGCTGATCCGCCAGTTCGAGCGCAACGGCGGCCTCGACCTGCTGCTCGCCGGGCACGGTGCAGGCAGTACACAAGCGGCGCAGGCACCGCTGAACCGGCACATCCGCACCGCCTTCATGAACTTCGGCGCGGACCTCCTGACCGAGCGCGAACGGGAAATCGCCCACCTGCTGCTGCGCGGCCATTCGGTGAAGTCCAGCGCGCGGGTGCTCGACATCTCCCCGGAAACGGTGCGCATGCACCGCAAGCACCTCTACACAAAGCTTGAGATCAACTCCCAGGCGGAGCTGTTCTCGCTGTTCATCGACTGGCTCACCGGCGGCGCGAGCGCGGCCTGA
- a CDS encoding alpha/beta hydrolase → MRRWLPALLLATTLPLHAAETKPTYGPELERFQYAFPVGHYSFASQGHHMHMAYIDVKPKKQPNGRTVVLLHGKNFCAGTWESTIAALSDAGYRVVAPDQIGFCKSTKPERYQYSFQQLATNTHALLEHLKIGKVTLLGHSTGGMLATRYALMYPQQVEQLAMVNPIGLEDWKALGVPYRTPDQWYERELKTSAEGIRQYEQATYYAGQWKPEYDKWVNMLAGLFNGAGHERVAWNSALLYDMIFTQPVVYEFGQLKMPTLLLIGTRDNTAIGKDLAPAELKARLGNYAELGKQTAKAIPNATLVEFDDLGHAPQIQDPKRFHEALLKGLADLKH, encoded by the coding sequence ATGCGCCGCTGGCTACCCGCCCTGCTACTGGCCACCACCCTGCCGTTGCACGCCGCCGAAACCAAGCCCACCTACGGCCCGGAGCTGGAGCGCTTCCAGTACGCCTTCCCGGTCGGTCACTACAGCTTTGCCTCCCAGGGCCATCACATGCACATGGCCTACATCGACGTGAAGCCCAAGAAGCAGCCCAACGGCCGCACCGTGGTGCTGCTGCACGGCAAGAACTTCTGCGCCGGCACCTGGGAATCCACCATCGCCGCGCTGAGCGACGCCGGCTACCGGGTGGTGGCGCCGGACCAGATCGGCTTCTGCAAATCCACCAAGCCCGAGCGCTACCAGTACAGCTTCCAGCAGTTGGCGACCAATACCCACGCCCTGCTGGAGCACCTGAAGATCGGCAAGGTCACCCTGCTGGGCCACTCCACCGGCGGCATGCTCGCCACCCGCTACGCGCTGATGTACCCGCAGCAGGTGGAGCAACTGGCGATGGTCAACCCCATCGGCCTGGAAGACTGGAAGGCCCTCGGCGTGCCCTACCGCACCCCGGACCAGTGGTACGAGCGCGAGCTGAAGACCAGCGCCGAGGGCATCCGCCAGTACGAGCAGGCGACCTACTACGCCGGCCAGTGGAAGCCGGAGTACGACAAGTGGGTGAACATGCTCGCCGGGCTGTTCAACGGCGCCGGGCACGAACGCGTGGCGTGGAACTCGGCGCTGCTCTACGACATGATCTTCACCCAGCCGGTGGTCTACGAGTTCGGCCAGTTGAAGATGCCGACCCTGCTGCTGATCGGCACCCGGGACAACACCGCCATCGGCAAGGACCTCGCGCCGGCCGAGCTGAAAGCCAGGCTGGGCAACTACGCCGAGCTGGGCAAGCAGACCGCCAAGGCGATCCCCAACGCCACGCTGGTGGAGTTCGACGACCTCGGCCATGCGCCGCAGATCCAGGACCCGAAGCGCTTCCACGAAGCGCTGCTCAAGGGGCTGGCCGACCTCAAGCATTGA
- a CDS encoding response regulator, translated as MAMTSRVLIVDDDPVVRELLQAYLGEEGYDVLCAGTAEQAEANLAEAEQAEQPIDLVMLDIRLPGKDGLTLTRELRVRSEVGIILITGRNDDIDRIVGLECGADDYVIKPLNPRELVSRAKNLIRRVRHARQGPATQPARQNHKRFAHWTLDPDRRRLIDRDGSETPLTHGEFQLLCVFLRNTGHTLSRDQLMDQIRNREWLPNDRSIDVLVGRLRRKLRDDPAEPELIITIHGAGYLFTATPVDA; from the coding sequence ATTGCGATGACTTCCCGTGTACTGATCGTCGACGACGATCCGGTGGTTCGCGAGCTCCTCCAGGCTTACCTCGGCGAGGAAGGCTACGACGTGCTCTGCGCGGGCACTGCCGAACAGGCCGAGGCGAACCTGGCCGAGGCCGAGCAGGCCGAACAGCCCATCGACCTGGTGATGCTCGACATCCGCCTGCCCGGCAAGGACGGCCTGACCCTGACCCGTGAGCTGCGCGTGCGCTCGGAGGTCGGCATCATCCTGATCACCGGTCGCAACGACGACATCGATCGTATCGTCGGCCTGGAATGCGGCGCCGACGACTACGTGATCAAACCGCTCAACCCGCGCGAACTGGTGTCGCGCGCGAAGAACCTGATTCGCCGTGTGCGCCACGCCCGCCAGGGCCCGGCTACCCAGCCGGCGCGGCAGAACCACAAGCGTTTCGCCCACTGGACGCTCGACCCCGACCGTCGTCGCCTGATCGATCGTGACGGCAGCGAAACCCCGCTGACCCACGGCGAGTTCCAGCTGCTCTGCGTGTTCCTGCGCAACACCGGCCACACCCTGAGCCGCGATCAGTTGATGGATCAGATCCGCAACCGCGAATGGCTGCCCAACGACCGCTCCATCGACGTGCTGGTCGGCCGCCTGCGCCGCAAGCTGCGCGACGACCCGGCCGAGCCCGAGCTGATCATCACCATCCACGGCGCCGGCTACCTGTTCACCGCCACGCCCGTCGACGCCTGA
- a CDS encoding transporter substrate-binding domain-containing protein, whose translation MRWLVLLCLALPMLAAGGIVSAAQPVRYCDYPVYPPISWSDGHEVRGLAPQTVRSVLGELGYEVQTVVLGNWKRCLLDAAEGRVDVVLAYQTPQRDGGLVFSRVPVLREEVAIFYNRRKPVRFDQLGDLAHYRGGLLFGESYGPAFDRLVAEHGNVEWVSDSRQNFGKLIRQRIDFIAHERRTGTLFVEQLAGGEDITALPRPLTVDYLRIAVSRHSPLAARMDEIDAALKKRVDDGSVARWLDDSERGYRAMLAGDGVPR comes from the coding sequence ATGCGCTGGCTGGTCCTGCTGTGCCTGGCCCTGCCGATGTTGGCAGCGGGCGGTATCGTGAGCGCCGCGCAGCCAGTCCGCTACTGCGACTACCCCGTCTACCCGCCCATCTCCTGGAGCGACGGCCATGAGGTGCGCGGCCTGGCGCCGCAAACCGTGCGCAGCGTGCTCGGCGAGCTGGGCTACGAGGTGCAGACCGTGGTGCTGGGCAACTGGAAGCGCTGCCTGCTGGACGCCGCCGAAGGCCGCGTCGATGTGGTGCTGGCCTACCAGACGCCGCAGCGCGACGGCGGCCTGGTGTTCTCCCGCGTGCCGGTGCTGCGCGAGGAAGTGGCGATCTTCTACAACCGTCGCAAGCCGGTGCGCTTCGACCAGCTGGGCGACCTCGCCCATTACCGGGGTGGGCTGCTGTTCGGCGAAAGCTACGGGCCGGCGTTCGACCGCCTCGTTGCCGAGCACGGCAACGTCGAATGGGTCTCCGACAGCCGACAGAACTTCGGCAAGCTGATCCGCCAGCGCATCGACTTCATTGCCCATGAGCGGCGTACCGGCACCCTGTTCGTCGAGCAGTTGGCCGGCGGCGAGGACATCACCGCGCTGCCTCGTCCGCTCACTGTGGATTACCTGCGCATCGCCGTGTCGCGCCATTCGCCGCTGGCCGCGCGGATGGACGAGATCGACGCGGCATTGAAGAAACGCGTGGACGACGGCAGCGTGGCGCGCTGGCTCGACGACAGCGAACGTGGCTACCGGGCCATGCTTGCCGGCGATGGGGTGCCGCGTTGA
- a CDS encoding aminotransferase: MTPPTPAFFAQFNDEQLVAADKAHYVHGYHVFDDHRVNGALNIAAGSGAYIYDTKGNRYLDAVGGMWCTNIGLGRTEMADAIAEQVRQLAYSNPFCDMANVTAIQLCEKLAQLAPGDLDHVFLTTGGSTAVDTAYRLIQYYQNCRGKREKKHIISRVNAYHGSTFLTMSLGGKVADHPAEFDFLKDVIHHISCPNPYRAPEGMTEGDFLEFLVKEFEDKILELGADKVAAFFAEPIMGSGGVIIPPKGYHKRMWEVCQQYDVLYVADEVVTSFGRLGAFFASEDVFGMQPDIITTAKGLTSGYLPLGACIFSDRIWKVIAEADQGRCFAHGFTYSGHPVSCVSALKNIEIIERENLLEHVKDVGAYLEQRLQELAGLPLVGSVRCQKLMACVEFVADKRSKTLFPEELNIGEKIHLRAQARGLLVRPIVHLNVMSPPLTITREQVDEIVDTLREAILEAAEDLKRSGDYAGH; this comes from the coding sequence ATGACCCCCCCAACCCCAGCCTTCTTCGCCCAGTTCAACGACGAGCAGCTGGTCGCCGCCGACAAAGCCCACTACGTGCACGGCTACCACGTGTTCGACGATCACCGCGTCAACGGTGCGCTGAACATCGCCGCAGGCTCGGGCGCCTATATCTACGACACCAAGGGCAATCGCTACCTGGATGCCGTGGGCGGCATGTGGTGCACCAACATCGGCCTGGGCCGCACGGAAATGGCCGACGCCATCGCCGAGCAGGTGCGCCAGCTGGCCTACTCCAACCCCTTCTGCGACATGGCCAACGTCACCGCCATCCAGCTCTGCGAGAAGCTCGCTCAACTGGCGCCGGGCGACCTCGACCATGTGTTCCTCACCACTGGCGGCTCCACCGCCGTGGACACCGCCTACCGGCTGATCCAGTACTACCAGAACTGCCGTGGCAAGCGTGAGAAGAAGCACATCATCAGCCGGGTCAACGCCTACCACGGCTCGACCTTCCTCACCATGTCCCTGGGCGGCAAGGTCGCCGACCACCCGGCCGAGTTCGACTTCCTCAAGGACGTCATCCACCACATTTCCTGCCCGAACCCCTACCGCGCGCCGGAAGGGATGACCGAAGGCGACTTCCTCGAATTCCTGGTGAAGGAATTCGAAGACAAGATCCTCGAACTGGGCGCGGACAAGGTGGCGGCCTTCTTCGCCGAGCCAATCATGGGCTCGGGTGGCGTGATCATCCCGCCCAAGGGCTACCACAAGCGCATGTGGGAGGTGTGCCAGCAGTACGACGTGCTCTACGTCGCCGACGAAGTGGTGACCTCCTTCGGCCGCCTCGGCGCCTTCTTCGCCTCCGAGGACGTGTTCGGCATGCAGCCGGACATCATCACCACCGCCAAGGGCCTGACCTCCGGCTACCTGCCGCTGGGCGCGTGTATCTTCTCCGACCGCATCTGGAAGGTGATCGCCGAGGCCGACCAGGGCCGCTGCTTCGCCCACGGTTTCACCTACAGCGGACACCCGGTGAGCTGCGTGTCGGCGCTGAAGAACATCGAAATCATCGAGCGCGAGAACCTGCTGGAGCACGTGAAGGACGTCGGCGCCTACCTGGAGCAGCGTCTGCAGGAACTGGCCGGGCTGCCGCTGGTGGGCAGCGTGCGCTGCCAGAAGCTGATGGCCTGCGTCGAGTTCGTCGCCGACAAGCGCAGCAAGACGCTGTTCCCCGAGGAGCTGAACATCGGCGAGAAGATCCACCTGCGCGCCCAGGCCCGCGGCCTGCTGGTACGGCCGATCGTGCACCTGAACGTGATGTCGCCACCGCTGACCATCACCCGCGAGCAGGTCGACGAGATCGTCGACACCCTGCGCGAAGCGATCCTCGAAGCGGCTGAAGACCTCAAGCGCAGCGGTGATTACGCGGGGCACTGA
- a CDS encoding polyamine ABC transporter substrate-binding protein, whose product MQKTLAAVLSAALATLPALGHGEESSSANTLRLYNWSDYIGEHTIADFEKATGIKVVYDTFDSYETVQGKLLPGRSGYDLVVLNAALVPPLLKAGVFQPLDKSKLPSWNNLDPEVLKHLDHYDPGVKYSAPYTWGSNGITYNIDKIKQRMPDAPIGSLAMLFDPKIVSKFADCGVTIIDSPTDVIPLALAYLKRDPNSALPEDLKAAQDLLQSIRPYIRKFDSTSYLNGLANGDQCMAMTWSGDYATAQARADEAGAKVKLGYFVPKEGSLIWFDDFYIPADAPHVANAHKFIEYMLQPKVAADVSDYIRYASSNAAAKPMLTAEVRNDPAIYPDAETRARLFTQKVQNPKATRLITRTWAAVKTGT is encoded by the coding sequence ATGCAGAAAACCCTCGCTGCAGTATTGAGCGCGGCGCTGGCGACCTTGCCGGCGCTGGGCCACGGGGAAGAAAGCAGTAGCGCCAATACGCTGCGGCTGTACAACTGGTCCGACTATATCGGCGAACACACCATCGCCGACTTCGAGAAGGCCACCGGCATCAAGGTGGTCTACGACACCTTCGACTCCTACGAAACCGTGCAGGGCAAGCTGCTGCCCGGCCGCTCCGGCTACGACCTGGTGGTACTCAACGCCGCCCTGGTGCCGCCGCTGCTGAAAGCGGGCGTGTTCCAGCCGCTGGACAAGTCCAAGCTGCCGAGCTGGAACAATCTCGATCCCGAAGTACTCAAGCACCTGGATCACTACGATCCGGGCGTGAAGTACTCGGCGCCCTATACCTGGGGCAGCAACGGCATCACCTACAACATCGACAAGATCAAGCAGCGCATGCCCGACGCGCCCATCGGCTCGCTGGCGATGCTGTTCGATCCGAAGATCGTGTCGAAATTCGCCGATTGCGGGGTGACCATCATCGACTCGCCCACCGACGTGATCCCGCTGGCCCTGGCCTACCTCAAGCGCGACCCCAACAGCGCCCTGCCCGAAGACCTGAAGGCCGCCCAGGACCTGCTGCAATCGATCCGTCCGTACATCCGCAAGTTCGACTCCACCAGCTACCTCAACGGCCTGGCCAACGGCGACCAGTGCATGGCCATGACCTGGTCCGGCGACTACGCCACCGCCCAGGCTCGCGCCGACGAGGCCGGCGCCAAGGTGAAGCTGGGCTACTTCGTGCCCAAGGAAGGCTCGCTGATCTGGTTCGATGACTTCTACATCCCGGCCGATGCGCCGCATGTGGCCAACGCCCACAAGTTCATCGAGTACATGCTCCAGCCCAAGGTGGCCGCCGACGTCAGCGACTACATCCGCTACGCCTCGAGCAACGCCGCCGCCAAACCGATGCTCACCGCCGAAGTGCGCAACGACCCGGCGATCTATCCCGACGCCGAGACCCGCGCCCGGCTGTTCACCCAGAAGGTGCAGAACCCCAAGGCCACTCGCCTGATCACCCGCACCTGGGCTGCGGTGAAAACCGGAACCTGA
- a CDS encoding ATP-binding protein, translating to MKLPGGLARRLLLRVLLFSLCFTVLASAVQLYFEYRREMRDIDARLELIRVGYLASFERSLWDLNQEQLNVQLHGLADFPDIAKVRLRSADFNLAQDAEVKHGPFRVEHYALAFQPPDGERRALGELEISIDLGAVYRRLLHGGLTNLLWMGVFLCGLAVALSWLFHSLVTRHLRAMADFVRGLTGGDLQTELALHKRRHEDEIDTVADALDDLRRALRAELRRREADRAALQSKRDELQRRVERRTASLRRAKEDAEEANRAKSRFLATMSHEIRTPLNGILGMAELLRAAPLGEQDRRRLQALSTAGEGLLAILNEVLHFAKLEDGASQPEPVDFSLRRLLDDVVTLLEPRAEGNGICLRLRVDPQVQDACRGAEQFLRQVLSNLLANAVKFTEDGEVLLEVTLLERGEAGQRLRFAVIDDGIGISAEQQEKIFQRFTQANDEVARRYGGTGLGLAISKRLVEAMGGEIGVESLEGEGSTFWFEIVLAPGDIPSVLQVDEPKLALEVLLVEDVALNREVAQGLLERDGHHVYLADDAEPALVLTAQRAFDLILLDMHLPGMTGLDLCRAIRKQPNGLNATTPIHAFTASVQPGMVRRYFEAGMQGVLGKPLRLDDLRRALSGVAAAPLPAAVDNGPLDRQVLDTHRRLLGEHKLNELLASLWKLLDEQWPLLLDALRQEDAVEVASLAHRLAGSCRSMGLRGLGDGLGELEQVALAGDSLGDWAERLERERALAFELLKGAQA from the coding sequence TTGAAGCTGCCCGGCGGCCTGGCGCGGCGCCTGCTGCTGCGGGTGTTGCTGTTCAGCCTGTGCTTCACCGTGCTGGCCAGCGCCGTGCAGTTGTACTTCGAATACCGCCGCGAGATGCGTGACATCGATGCGCGCCTGGAGCTGATCCGCGTCGGCTACCTGGCCAGTTTTGAACGCAGCCTGTGGGACCTCAACCAGGAGCAGCTCAACGTGCAGCTGCACGGCCTGGCGGACTTCCCCGACATCGCCAAGGTGCGCCTGCGCAGCGCCGACTTCAACCTGGCCCAGGACGCCGAGGTGAAGCACGGCCCGTTCCGCGTCGAGCACTATGCCCTGGCCTTCCAGCCGCCGGATGGCGAGCGCCGCGCCCTGGGCGAGCTGGAAATCAGCATCGACCTCGGCGCGGTCTACCGCCGCCTGTTGCACGGCGGCCTGACCAACCTGCTGTGGATGGGCGTGTTCCTCTGCGGCCTGGCAGTAGCGCTGAGCTGGCTGTTCCACAGCCTGGTCACCCGCCACCTGCGCGCCATGGCCGACTTCGTCCGGGGCCTTACCGGCGGCGACCTGCAGACCGAGCTGGCGCTGCACAAACGTCGCCATGAGGACGAGATCGACACCGTCGCCGATGCCCTCGACGACCTGCGCCGCGCCCTGCGCGCGGAGCTGCGGCGCCGCGAGGCCGACCGCGCCGCCCTGCAGAGCAAGCGCGACGAGCTGCAACGCCGGGTCGAGCGGCGCACCGCCAGCCTGCGCCGGGCCAAGGAGGACGCGGAGGAGGCCAACCGCGCCAAGAGCCGCTTCCTCGCCACCATGAGCCACGAAATCCGCACGCCGCTCAACGGTATCCTCGGCATGGCCGAACTGCTGCGCGCCGCGCCCCTGGGCGAGCAGGACCGGCGCCGGCTGCAGGCGCTGTCCACCGCCGGCGAGGGGCTGCTGGCGATCCTCAACGAGGTGCTGCACTTCGCCAAGCTGGAGGACGGCGCCAGCCAGCCGGAGCCGGTGGACTTCTCTCTGCGTCGCCTGCTGGACGACGTGGTGACCCTGCTGGAGCCGCGTGCCGAGGGCAACGGCATCTGCCTTCGCCTGCGCGTCGACCCTCAGGTGCAGGACGCCTGCCGGGGCGCCGAACAGTTCCTGCGCCAGGTGCTGAGCAACCTGCTGGCCAACGCGGTGAAGTTCACCGAGGACGGCGAAGTGCTGCTGGAGGTGACGCTGCTGGAACGCGGCGAGGCCGGGCAGCGCCTGCGTTTTGCGGTGATCGACGATGGCATCGGCATCTCCGCCGAGCAGCAGGAGAAAATCTTCCAGCGCTTCACCCAGGCCAACGACGAAGTGGCGCGGCGCTACGGCGGCACCGGGCTGGGGCTGGCGATCAGCAAGCGCCTGGTGGAGGCCATGGGCGGCGAGATCGGCGTGGAAAGCCTGGAGGGCGAGGGGAGCACCTTCTGGTTCGAGATCGTGCTGGCGCCGGGAGATATCCCGAGCGTTCTTCAGGTGGACGAGCCGAAGCTGGCGCTGGAGGTGCTGCTGGTGGAAGACGTCGCGCTCAACCGCGAGGTCGCCCAGGGGCTGCTGGAGCGCGACGGCCATCATGTCTATCTCGCCGACGACGCGGAGCCGGCGCTCGTGCTCACCGCCCAGCGAGCCTTCGACCTGATCCTGCTGGACATGCACCTGCCGGGCATGACCGGTCTCGACCTGTGCCGGGCGATCCGCAAGCAGCCCAACGGGCTCAACGCCACCACGCCGATCCACGCCTTCACCGCCAGCGTGCAGCCGGGGATGGTCCGCCGTTACTTCGAAGCGGGTATGCAGGGCGTACTGGGCAAGCCGCTGCGCCTGGATGACCTGCGCCGCGCGCTGTCCGGCGTGGCTGCGGCGCCGCTGCCTGCAGCTGTGGATAACGGCCCGTTGGACCGCCAGGTACTGGATACCCACCGCCGCCTGCTTGGCGAGCACAAGCTCAACGAGTTGCTCGCCAGCCTGTGGAAACTCCTCGACGAGCAGTGGCCGCTGCTGCTGGATGCGCTGCGCCAGGAGGATGCCGTGGAGGTGGCCAGCCTGGCGCACCGGCTGGCGGGGAGCTGCCGGTCGATGGGCTTGCGCGGGCTGGGGGATGGCCTGGGGGAATTGGAGCAGGTGGCGTTGGCGGGGGATTCGCTCGGTGACTGGGCTGAGCGGTTGGAGCGGGAGAGGGCTCTGGCGTTTGAGCTTTTGAAGGGTGCCCAGGCTTAA
- a CDS encoding amino acid permease gives MSESQEKIQLTRALKSRHIFMLSLGGVIGTGLFMGSGVTIGSGGPMGAILAYLVAGLLMYLVMVCLGELSVQMPVSGSFQAHATRFIGPATGFMIGWVYWMSWASTVGLEFTAAGMLMTRWFPEVPIWIWSGFFVVVLFSLNALATRAFGEAEYWFSGIKVAAILAFIVVGLLVIFGAIPLNSGAAAPGLSNLVSDGLFPNGLSAVFAVMMTVVYAFQGCEIMGVAAGETDQPEKSIPRAVRNVVFRVLIFYVLAIVVLSCIVPWKQAGLMESPFVQVFDMVGIPYAADLMNFVILTAILSVGNSGLYASTRILWAMSKTGMAPRKLSQLSARGVPLYALLISLAFALLSLLTSIVAADTLFMVLMAVSGMSGTVTWIVIAYAQYRFRREHMAKGGTVADLKYAAPLFPLIPLACIAICCSLFVFLALDPTQRPSLYWGFGFMAACYLAYYVLKRKRGQVLADEAVPSIG, from the coding sequence ATGTCTGAGTCGCAAGAGAAGATCCAGCTCACCCGCGCGCTCAAGAGCCGCCACATCTTCATGCTGTCCCTGGGCGGCGTGATCGGCACCGGCCTGTTCATGGGCTCCGGCGTCACCATCGGTTCCGGCGGCCCCATGGGCGCCATCCTCGCCTACCTGGTCGCGGGCCTCTTGATGTACCTGGTGATGGTCTGCCTCGGCGAGCTGTCCGTGCAGATGCCGGTCTCCGGCTCCTTCCAGGCCCACGCCACGCGCTTCATCGGTCCGGCCACCGGCTTCATGATCGGCTGGGTGTACTGGATGAGCTGGGCCTCCACCGTCGGCCTGGAATTCACCGCCGCCGGCATGCTGATGACCCGCTGGTTCCCCGAGGTACCGATCTGGATCTGGTCGGGCTTCTTCGTGGTCGTGCTGTTCTCCCTCAACGCCCTGGCCACCCGCGCCTTCGGTGAGGCCGAGTACTGGTTCTCGGGCATCAAGGTCGCCGCCATCCTGGCCTTCATCGTGGTCGGCCTGCTGGTGATCTTCGGCGCCATCCCGCTGAACAGCGGCGCCGCCGCGCCGGGCCTGTCCAACCTGGTCAGCGACGGCCTGTTCCCCAACGGCCTGTCCGCCGTGTTCGCGGTGATGATGACGGTGGTCTATGCCTTCCAGGGCTGCGAGATCATGGGCGTCGCCGCCGGCGAGACCGACCAGCCGGAAAAGAGCATCCCGCGCGCTGTGCGCAACGTGGTGTTCCGCGTGCTGATCTTCTACGTGCTGGCGATTGTCGTGCTGTCCTGCATCGTGCCGTGGAAGCAGGCCGGCCTGATGGAAAGCCCCTTCGTGCAGGTGTTCGACATGGTCGGCATTCCCTACGCCGCCGACCTGATGAACTTCGTGATCCTCACCGCCATCCTGTCCGTGGGTAACTCCGGCCTCTATGCCTCCACCCGCATCCTCTGGGCCATGTCCAAGACCGGCATGGCGCCGCGCAAGCTGTCCCAGCTCAGCGCCCGTGGCGTGCCGCTCTACGCGCTGCTGATCAGCCTGGCCTTCGCCCTGCTGTCGCTGCTGACCAGCATCGTCGCCGCCGACACCCTGTTCATGGTGCTGATGGCGGTGAGCGGGATGTCCGGCACCGTCACCTGGATCGTCATCGCCTACGCCCAGTACCGCTTCCGTCGCGAGCACATGGCCAAGGGCGGCACCGTGGCCGACCTGAAGTATGCCGCGCCGCTGTTCCCGCTGATCCCGCTGGCGTGCATCGCGATCTGCTGCTCGCTGTTCGTGTTCCTCGCCCTGGACCCGACCCAGCGTCCGTCGCTGTACTGGGGCTTCGGCTTCATGGCGGCCTGCTACCTGGCCTACTACGTGCTCAAGCGCAAGCGCGGCCAGGTGCTGGCCGACGAGGCTGTGCCGAGCATCGGTTGA